A genomic region of Caulobacter sp. NIBR2454 contains the following coding sequences:
- a CDS encoding Maf family protein has translation MTAPLLTLASKSAARTQLLTQAGVPFDAVGAGVDEDAAKASLLAEQATPREIADALAELKAVKVSTKRSGLVIGADQTLDLDGRLYDKATTMFEAAERLKTLRGKSHKLHSALVVARDGQPIWREVTTATLRMRDFSDEWLAGYLDRQGEAILGSVGCYMLETEGVQLFDRIDGDYFTILGLPLMGLLDFLRLHKVLDA, from the coding sequence ATGACCGCTCCCCTGCTGACCCTGGCGTCCAAGAGCGCCGCCCGAACCCAACTGCTCACCCAGGCTGGCGTACCCTTCGACGCGGTCGGCGCCGGTGTGGACGAGGACGCAGCCAAGGCCTCCCTGCTGGCTGAACAGGCCACGCCGCGCGAAATCGCCGACGCCCTGGCCGAGTTGAAGGCGGTCAAGGTCTCCACAAAGCGATCCGGCCTGGTGATCGGCGCCGATCAGACCCTCGATCTGGACGGCCGGCTCTACGACAAGGCCACCACCATGTTTGAGGCCGCCGAGCGGCTGAAGACCCTGCGGGGCAAGAGCCACAAGCTGCATTCGGCCCTGGTCGTGGCCCGCGACGGCCAGCCGATCTGGCGCGAGGTGACGACCGCCACCCTGCGGATGCGCGATTTCAGCGATGAATGGCTGGCTGGCTATCTGGACCGCCAGGGCGAGGCGATCCTCGGTTCGGTGGGCTGTTACATGCTGGAGACCGAGGGCGTGCAGCTGTTCGACCGTATCGACGGCGACTATTTCACCATCCTGGGTCTGCCGCTTATGGGTCTTCTGGACTTCCTGCGTTTGCACAAGGTCCTCGACGCATGA
- a CDS encoding pyruvate, water dikinase regulatory protein, whose product MVKHSLTAHPQGGDEERGDRPRVSTYFHIHLVSDSTGETLNAMARAVCARFNDVLPIEHIYALIRSTRQLERALEEIAGAPGVVMHTIVDSGLRAALEDGCRRLEMPCIAALDPVVSAMSRYLGAKISTRVGAQHALDNDYFDRIEALNYAIANDDGQGGQDLDQADVVLVGVSRTSKTPTSIYLAHRGIRSANVPLVPGQDPPAKLFNVKGKLIVGLTASPDRLIQIRRNRLLSLREDRESDYVDVEAVRSEIIQARRLFERMGWPVIDVTRRSIEETAAAIMNLLSGGRGQVDV is encoded by the coding sequence TTGGTTAAGCATTCATTAACGGCGCATCCACAGGGCGGAGACGAGGAGCGGGGCGACCGGCCGCGCGTCTCGACCTACTTCCATATCCATCTGGTCTCCGACTCCACCGGCGAGACGCTGAACGCCATGGCCCGCGCCGTCTGCGCCCGGTTCAATGACGTGCTGCCGATCGAGCACATCTACGCCCTGATCCGCTCGACCCGTCAGCTTGAGCGCGCCTTGGAGGAAATCGCCGGCGCGCCGGGCGTGGTCATGCACACCATCGTCGATTCAGGCCTGCGCGCGGCGCTGGAGGATGGCTGCCGGCGGCTGGAAATGCCTTGCATCGCCGCCCTGGACCCGGTGGTCTCGGCCATGTCGCGCTATCTGGGCGCCAAGATCTCCACCCGGGTGGGCGCCCAGCACGCCCTCGACAACGACTATTTCGACCGGATCGAGGCCCTGAACTACGCCATCGCCAACGATGACGGCCAGGGCGGCCAGGATTTGGATCAGGCCGACGTGGTTCTGGTGGGCGTGTCGCGCACCTCCAAGACCCCGACCTCCATCTATCTGGCCCACCGCGGCATCCGGTCGGCCAATGTGCCGCTGGTCCCCGGACAGGATCCCCCGGCCAAGCTGTTCAATGTGAAGGGCAAGTTGATCGTCGGCCTGACCGCCTCGCCCGATCGCCTGATCCAGATCCGCCGCAACCGGCTTCTGTCCCTGCGCGAGGACCGCGAAAGCGACTATGTGGACGTCGAAGCCGTGCGGTCGGAAATCATCCAGGCCCGCCGCCTGTTCGAACGCATGGGCTGGCCCGTCATCGACGTGACCCGTCGCTCCATCGAGGAGACCGCCGCGGCGATCATGAACCTGCTGTCCGGCGGCCGTGGTCAGGTGGACGTCTGA
- the hemE gene encoding uroporphyrinogen decarboxylase, with translation MTDQAQKTQTPKFLSVLAGQRAERPPVWFMRQAGRYLPEYRALRATTPDFISFCLDSEKAAEATLQPMRRFPFDASIVFADILLIPRALGQDVWFEAGEGPKLGELPSLDVIEGRIDGAAEALRAVGDTLSIVRAALEPERALIGFAGAPWTVATYMIEGGSSDRAKARTFAYERPDDMERLLNALADSTALYLAMQARAGAQALKLFESWAEGLPEDLFEKLVIRPHQRIIKRLRAEGIDTPVIGFPRGAAAYAERYAAKVDVQGVALDTACPTLVGQRVQALKPIQGALDPLLLRAGGEALDIRVDQLLEQWGGGPYIFNLGHGILPDTPIAHVERVLAKVTGK, from the coding sequence ATGACCGACCAGGCCCAGAAGACCCAGACTCCGAAGTTCCTCTCCGTCCTCGCCGGCCAGAGGGCCGAGCGCCCGCCGGTGTGGTTCATGCGTCAGGCGGGCCGCTATCTTCCCGAGTACCGGGCGCTGCGGGCGACGACCCCGGACTTCATCAGCTTCTGCCTGGATTCAGAGAAGGCGGCCGAGGCGACGCTGCAGCCGATGCGGCGGTTTCCCTTCGACGCCTCCATCGTGTTCGCTGACATCCTGCTGATCCCCCGGGCGCTTGGCCAGGACGTATGGTTCGAGGCCGGCGAAGGCCCCAAGCTGGGCGAACTGCCATCGCTGGACGTCATCGAGGGCAGGATCGACGGCGCGGCTGAAGCCCTCAGGGCGGTCGGAGACACCCTTTCCATCGTCCGGGCGGCCCTGGAGCCTGAACGGGCGCTGATCGGCTTTGCGGGCGCGCCCTGGACCGTGGCGACCTACATGATCGAGGGCGGCTCTTCGGACCGGGCCAAGGCGCGGACCTTCGCCTATGAGCGCCCCGATGACATGGAGCGGCTGCTGAACGCCCTGGCCGACAGCACGGCCCTCTATCTGGCCATGCAGGCACGGGCCGGCGCCCAGGCCCTGAAGCTGTTCGAAAGCTGGGCGGAGGGTCTGCCCGAGGATCTGTTCGAGAAATTGGTCATCCGTCCGCACCAGCGGATCATCAAGCGCCTGCGGGCCGAGGGGATCGACACGCCGGTGATCGGCTTTCCGCGCGGCGCGGCGGCCTATGCCGAACGCTATGCGGCCAAGGTGGACGTGCAGGGCGTGGCGCTGGACACGGCCTGCCCGACCCTGGTGGGTCAGCGGGTTCAGGCCCTGAAGCCGATTCAAGGCGCGCTCGATCCCCTGCTGCTGCGAGCCGGCGGCGAGGCGCTGGACATCCGGGTCGATCAGCTGCTGGAGCAATGGGGCGGCGGGCCGTACATCTTCAACCTGGGCCACGGCATCCTGCCCGATACGCCAATCGCCCATGTCGAACGGGTCCTGGCCAAGGTGACGGGCAAATGA
- the hemH gene encoding ferrochelatase, giving the protein MSRKVAVVLMNLGGPDGPKAVRPFLFNLFRDRAIIGLPAIARYPLAALISTTRRKEATANYAIMGGGSPLLPETKAQADALELSLKARGVDAKCFIAMRYWHPFTEATARDVAAYEPDEVVLLPLYPQFSTTTTESSLKVWRKAYKGSGTVRTVCCYPTLDGLVEAHARKIRSAYDAAGKPTPARLLFSAHGLPQKVIDAGDPYQEQIEATAAAVAARLGAGWDWKVCYQSRVGPLKWLGPSTPEAIEEAASDGVGVVICPIAFVSEHVETLVELDHEYAELAEGLGISTYVRVPALGVEPAFIDGLAGLTISTLAGAAEDWTCEHEQGNCSLAAEGAVR; this is encoded by the coding sequence ATGAGCCGCAAGGTCGCCGTCGTCCTGATGAACCTGGGCGGACCCGACGGGCCCAAGGCTGTCCGGCCGTTCCTGTTCAACCTGTTCCGCGATCGCGCGATCATCGGCCTGCCGGCGATCGCCCGTTATCCGCTGGCGGCGCTGATCTCGACCACCCGGCGAAAGGAGGCCACGGCCAACTACGCCATCATGGGCGGCGGATCGCCCCTGTTGCCGGAGACAAAGGCCCAGGCCGACGCCCTGGAGCTGTCGCTGAAGGCGCGAGGCGTGGACGCCAAGTGCTTCATCGCCATGCGCTACTGGCATCCGTTCACGGAAGCGACCGCCCGCGACGTCGCCGCATACGAGCCGGACGAGGTGGTCCTGCTGCCGCTTTATCCGCAGTTTTCGACCACCACGACGGAGTCGTCGCTGAAGGTCTGGCGCAAGGCCTACAAGGGTTCGGGGACGGTGCGGACCGTCTGCTGCTATCCGACCCTGGACGGTTTGGTCGAGGCGCATGCGCGCAAGATCCGGTCGGCCTATGACGCGGCGGGCAAGCCGACGCCGGCGCGTCTGCTGTTCTCGGCCCATGGCCTGCCGCAGAAGGTGATCGACGCCGGCGATCCCTATCAGGAGCAGATCGAGGCCACCGCGGCCGCCGTCGCGGCGCGCCTGGGCGCCGGCTGGGACTGGAAGGTCTGCTACCAGAGCCGGGTCGGGCCGTTGAAATGGCTGGGCCCCTCGACTCCGGAAGCCATCGAGGAAGCCGCCAGCGACGGGGTTGGGGTGGTCATCTGCCCCATCGCCTTCGTCTCCGAGCATGTGGAGACCCTGGTGGAGCTGGACCACGAATATGCCGAGCTGGCCGAGGGACTGGGGATTTCGACCTATGTCCGCGTGCCGGCCCTGGGGGTCGAACCGGCCTTTATCGACGGCTTGGCGGGCCTGACCATCTCGACCCTGGCCGGGGCGGCAGAGGACTGGACGTGCGAGCACGAACAGGGAAACTGTTCGCTGGCGGCTGAGGGAGCGGTTCGATGA
- a CDS encoding CopD family protein: protein MTWMAENYDLLRGLHILAVIAWMAGLLYLPRLYAYHTKATPGGETDITFRTMEAKLLRIIMNPAMILAWIFGVCLIAADTVRLGHDFLLQPWMLAKLAGVLFLSGWHGYLSKARKLFAEGRNQRSEKFWRATNELPFLAAIVMVIAVTTEFGGR, encoded by the coding sequence ATGACCTGGATGGCGGAGAATTACGATCTGCTGCGAGGCCTGCACATCCTGGCGGTGATCGCCTGGATGGCGGGGCTGCTCTACCTGCCGCGGCTTTACGCCTATCACACCAAGGCCACGCCGGGCGGCGAGACCGACATCACCTTCCGCACCATGGAAGCCAAGCTGCTGCGGATCATCATGAACCCGGCCATGATCCTGGCCTGGATCTTCGGGGTCTGCCTGATCGCGGCGGATACGGTTCGCCTGGGCCACGACTTCCTGCTGCAGCCGTGGATGCTGGCCAAACTGGCGGGGGTCCTTTTCCTGAGCGGGTGGCATGGCTATCTGTCGAAGGCGCGCAAACTTTTCGCCGAGGGCCGCAACCAACGCAGCGAAAAGTTCTGGCGGGCCACCAACGAGCTGCCGTTCCTGGCCGCCATCGTCATGGTCATCGCCGTGACCACGGAATTTGGGGGTCGCTAA